The DNA sequence CCCGACGTCGAGACGCCGGACGAGGAACCGACGGCGCCGGCCGAGGAACCGGCCGAGGAAGAGGTGTCGTACAAGAACTGCACCGAGGTCCGCGAGGCCGGAAAGGCGCCCCTACGTGAGGGCGATCCGGGGTACAGCTCGAAACTTGACCGGGACGGTGACGGGGTCGCCTGCGAACGTTAGTGCCGCCTTGGCCCCGGCCCTCCCGGACCGCTGGGAGGGTTTCGTCTGGCAGG is a window from the Polymorphospora rubra genome containing:
- a CDS encoding excalibur calcium-binding domain-containing protein, whose protein sequence is MTPTIRARLGILAAAAALPILLACGAGASSQPDSSDPGSGGSPTQMEQQASEQPVVEVPDVETPDEEPTAPAEEPAEEEVSYKNCTEVREAGKAPLREGDPGYSSKLDRDGDGVACER